Within the Magnetospirillum sp. ME-1 genome, the region TCCTCGCCGCCCTGGCGACATCGCTGACGGCCTGCGCCACGCAGGACCGCACCGCCACGGCCGAGGCCATCGCGGCCACGGCGGGGTTGCGCCGCATGGTGATCGCGACCGGGCCGTTCGATCTCACCGCCTATGTCCGGGTCCGTGATCCGGCCCAGCCGATGGTGGTCTATGTGGAGGGCGACGGGGCGGCGTGGCGGTCGCGCTCGGAGCCATCGTTGGACCCGACACCGCGCTACCCCATGGGCCTCAGGCTGGCCGTCCTCGACCGATCGCCCAACGTCGCCTATCTGGCGCGGCCCTGTCAGTACAGTTGGGGCTCGGCTTGCAAGATGGCCTATTGGACCGACCGCCGCTTTGCTGAGGAGGTCATCACAGCCACCAGCACGGGGCTGGACCGCATCAAGACCACGGGCCGCCTTCATCTGGTGGGGTACTCCGGTGGGGCGGCGGTGGCACTCCTGATGGCAACGCGGCGCTCCGACATCCTCAGCCTGCGCAGTGTGGCGGGCAATCTGGACAGCGAGGGTATCAACCGTCATCACGGGGTCTCGGCCATGCCCGGTTCGCTCAACCCCATCGATGTGGCACCACGCCTTGCCCATCTGCCCCAGACCCATCTGGTGGGAGGCGATGACAAAGTGGTGCCGCCCCTCATCGCCGAGGGCTTCATTGCCCGTCTGGGGGAGGCGCGATGCGCCTCCATCATCCGAATTCCCAAGGCCAGCCACGATGACGGCTGGGAAAGCGTTTGGCCTGTCCCCATTCCCTCCTGTCGGAACCCGTGACCATGCGCCGTGTCGTCCTGCCCTTATTGCTTGCTATGCTGCCCATGACCGTCCAGGCCGCCGAGGAGGGCAAAGCCTATGGCGACTGGCGGGTGGCTTGCGAGCCCCGCCCCGAGGCCAAGGGGCAGGCGTGTCATCTGTTCCAGAACCAGATGGTGCAGGGCGGCCAGCGCCTGCTGCTGGTCCGCATCGGCAAGCTGGGTCCAAAGGCCGAACCCATGATCGTCGCCGAGGTGCCGCTGG harbors:
- a CDS encoding alpha/beta fold hydrolase, whose protein sequence is MIARLHILVLAALATSLTACATQDRTATAEAIAATAGLRRMVIATGPFDLTAYVRVRDPAQPMVVYVEGDGAAWRSRSEPSLDPTPRYPMGLRLAVLDRSPNVAYLARPCQYSWGSACKMAYWTDRRFAEEVITATSTGLDRIKTTGRLHLVGYSGGAAVALLMATRRSDILSLRSVAGNLDSEGINRHHGVSAMPGSLNPIDVAPRLAHLPQTHLVGGDDKVVPPLIAEGFIARLGEARCASIIRIPKASHDDGWESVWPVPIPSCRNP
- a CDS encoding invasion associated locus B family protein; this translates as MRRVVLPLLLAMLPMTVQAAEEGKAYGDWRVACEPRPEAKGQACHLFQNQMVQGGQRLLLVRIGKLGPKAEPMIVAEVPLGLDLTLGAAAKIEPGPQVDLRALTCTPEGCRMAAGLDDAALKAMKDAKGMVIGIVPFGRTDVLQMPVSVNGLSEGLGAIK